One part of the Nymphaea colorata isolate Beijing-Zhang1983 chromosome 8, ASM883128v2, whole genome shotgun sequence genome encodes these proteins:
- the LOC116259635 gene encoding UPF0496 protein 1-like, producing MGNDWSRTVQSVKDEHHLLLDLCKLPLSSDSADRTVTFEFINRAMSLVTSVNKQTMKLPRRVPWRDVRKDELFSRLKEDFLDLSLEADSFLRNLITIIKGLKEELNQLLNALLDWTPSRRGKGMIQEKLRRFRSVKKFSDQFLQSLQGLVKQHQGMVEKIRRQEALLERKIKTVAWLKTVIFTIFASFFAAAVICSIVAAAMHAGPLLASFAAAATSVASWGPLVKWVEELGGKRLEKLHLEKSLCAMRQDAEADKERVLRELEPICSLVNELRQRLEDVRSTEVELQSTKESLQEELLLVIGRVNDSIKKLEECQKEVERRRGKFLKRIAGGSDCGQCSKNKRSTLPFGRG from the coding sequence atgGGCAATGACTGGAGCCGGACGGTTCAGAGCGTGAAAGACGAGCATCACCTGCTGCTGGATCTCTGCAAATTGCCCCTGTCCAGCGACTCGGCCGATCGGACCGTCACCTTTGAATTTATCAACCGTGCCATGTCCCTCGTCACCTCCGTGAACAAGCAGACGATGAAGCTCCCACGTCGTGTCCCCTGGAGAGACGTCCGAAAAGATGAATTGTTCAGTCGCCTTAAGGAGGACTTCCTTGATCTCAGTTTGGAAGCCGACAGTTTCTTGCGGAACTTGATCACCATCATCAAGGGCCTGAAGGAAGAGCTTAATCAGCTCTTGAACGCCCTCCTCGACTGGACGCCGTCACGGCGCGGGAAAGGGATGATACAGGAGAAACTGAGGCGATTCCGATCGGTAAAAAAATTCAGTGACCAGTTTCTGCAGTCGCTCCAAGGCCTGGTGAAGCAACACCAAGGCATGGTGGAGAAGATTAGGCGTCAAGAGGCCTTGCTGGAGAGGAAGATCAAAACAGTGGCATGGCTCAAGACTGTCATCTTCACTATTTTTGCAAGTTTCTTTGCTGCTGCCGTCATCTGTTCGATCGTAGCCGCTGCGATGCATGCTGGCCCGTTGTTGGCGAGCTTTGCTGCGGCGGCGACGTCGGTGGCGAGTTGGGGCCCGTTGGTCAAGTGGGTGGAGGAGCTGGGGGGGAAAAGATTGGAGAAGTTGCACTTGGAGAAGAGCCTCTGTGCCATGCGGCAGGATGCGGAGGCCGACAAAGAGCGTGTGCTGCGTGAGTTAGAGCCCATCTGCTCGTTGGTTAACGAGTTGAGACAGAGGCTGGAAGACGTACGCTCTACCGAGGTGGAGCTCCAATCGACGAAGGAGAGCCTCCAGGAAGAGTTACTTCTGGTGATCGGCCGTGTCAATGATTCGATAAAGAAACTTGAGGAGTGCCAGAAAGAAGTCGAACGCAGGAGAGGCAAGTTCTTGAAGCGGATTGCAGGAGGGAGCGACTGTGGCCAGTGcagcaaaaataaaagaagtacCTTGCCTTTCGGGCGAGGGTGA